One part of the Spirochaeta lutea genome encodes these proteins:
- the pheS gene encoding phenylalanine--tRNA ligase subunit alpha, with protein sequence MNPDAVIKTLHPLEVKALYAAQEGKAFHAQDLVDALEWKTGQANQAISWLTGKDCLREVNRITKVYFELTDLGRDYLSQGTPLERILTHLEQKGPASLPELAQALSLENKDVGSAFGSLSKQGAVKMNAQKQAEYVSREKAQDLIPIRAILDKAGTAPQGILMEDQLDPQERTTMDGLAKKRGASSAPFKMVEREIVSYEITPTGLQLQAALSKAGITGEELGGLTTAMLKTGSWKKGSFRPYNISLPPGRIAMGRRNPYCEYLDWVKDKLVGLGFEEFDGPLVETEFWNSDALFMPQFHSARDIHDVYYVNEPRSAREIEQPFLDNVAAAHENGGQTGSRGWQYGFDREFTKRLILRSQGTVMSAKTLQRAQVPGKYFGVLRCFRYDQVDATHLSDFYQTEGIVLGDDVNLKNLLGLLKMFAEQIAGATEVKYVPGYFPFTEPSVEVHIKHPVLGWFELGGAGIFRPEVTKPMGVDVPVLAWGLGIDRMALMHLGLNDLRELFTPNIEHVRLRRKQ encoded by the coding sequence ATGAATCCAGATGCAGTCATTAAAACCTTGCATCCCCTGGAAGTTAAAGCCCTTTACGCCGCGCAGGAAGGAAAGGCATTCCATGCCCAAGATTTAGTCGATGCCCTGGAATGGAAGACCGGGCAGGCAAACCAGGCAATCAGCTGGCTTACAGGCAAGGACTGTCTCCGGGAGGTGAACCGGATAACGAAGGTCTACTTTGAACTCACCGACCTGGGTAGGGATTATCTCTCCCAGGGGACACCCCTGGAGCGTATTCTGACCCACCTGGAGCAGAAGGGGCCAGCATCGCTTCCAGAGCTCGCCCAAGCTCTTTCCCTTGAGAATAAGGATGTGGGATCCGCTTTCGGGAGCCTCTCCAAACAGGGTGCGGTAAAAATGAATGCCCAGAAGCAGGCCGAGTATGTCTCCCGGGAAAAGGCTCAGGATCTGATCCCCATCCGGGCAATTCTTGATAAGGCTGGAACCGCTCCTCAGGGCATCCTCATGGAAGACCAGCTTGATCCTCAGGAGCGGACCACCATGGATGGTTTGGCAAAGAAGCGCGGTGCTTCCTCAGCTCCCTTTAAAATGGTAGAGCGGGAAATTGTTTCTTATGAGATTACCCCCACCGGACTCCAGCTTCAAGCCGCACTCAGCAAGGCGGGGATTACCGGAGAAGAATTAGGCGGTCTGACCACGGCCATGCTGAAAACCGGTTCCTGGAAGAAGGGTTCCTTCCGACCCTACAATATTTCCCTTCCTCCGGGTCGTATCGCCATGGGTCGACGCAATCCCTACTGTGAATACCTTGATTGGGTCAAGGATAAGCTGGTGGGTCTTGGGTTTGAGGAATTCGACGGTCCCTTGGTGGAAACCGAGTTCTGGAACTCAGATGCCCTTTTTATGCCCCAGTTTCACAGCGCAAGAGATATCCATGATGTGTATTATGTGAACGAGCCGCGGTCTGCTCGGGAGATTGAGCAGCCCTTCCTTGATAATGTCGCGGCTGCCCATGAAAACGGCGGCCAGACCGGAAGCCGGGGCTGGCAGTACGGATTCGACCGGGAATTTACCAAACGCCTTATTCTCCGTAGTCAGGGCACGGTAATGTCTGCTAAAACCCTCCAGCGTGCCCAGGTACCTGGAAAATACTTTGGTGTACTGCGATGTTTCCGTTACGATCAGGTGGATGCGACCCACCTGTCGGATTTCTATCAGACAGAGGGTATCGTGCTAGGCGACGATGTGAATCTGAAGAACCTTCTAGGACTGCTGAAGATGTTCGCAGAACAAATTGCCGGGGCCACAGAGGTAAAATACGTACCGGGATACTTCCCCTTCACTGAACCGAGTGTAGAGGTGCATATAAAACACCCGGTTCTCGGTTGGTTTGAACTCGGCGGTGCGGGAATCTTCCGGCCCGAGGTTACCAAACCCATGGGTGTGGACGTTCCCGTTCTCGCCTGGGGACTCGGAATTGACCGTATGGCCCTGATGCACCTGGGGCTGAATGACCTTCGGGAGCTTTTCACCCCGAACATCGAGCATGTCCGGCTGCGCCGGAAGCAGTAA